The genome window GCCGCGTGAAAAGTCGGCGATTGCTTTTCTCCCAGTGGGAGGCAGCGAAGTTGAACTGGTACAGCCCACCAGCGAAGACTCCGGGATTGCCAAATACCTCGAGAAGCGTGGCCCCGGGATGCACCACATCTGCCTGGAAGTGGATGACATCAGCGGGATGTTGGACCAACTCCGAGCGAAGGGCGTGCAACTTATCCACGAAAAAGCAGTCAACGGCGAGAACGGCAAAAAATACGCCTTCATCCATCCCAAAGCTGCCTTTGGAGCGCTGGTTGAACTCTACGAACTGCCATGAAA of Chloroflexota bacterium contains these proteins:
- the mce gene encoding methylmalonyl-CoA epimerase, with amino-acid sequence MPTIKRIDHIALVVEDIDAALSFWRDALGLEFDHIQDVPREKSAIAFLPVGGSEVELVQPTSEDSGIAKYLEKRGPGMHHICLEVDDISGMLDQLRAKGVQLIHEKAVNGENGKKYAFIHPKAAFGALVELYELP